Sequence from the Guyparkeria hydrothermalis genome:
CGAACTCGGCATCGGTGAAGACGTGCGGATGGTGGCTCGTGCGCTCGAGGCAGCGGGCGTCCCGTTCTGCGTGATCAATTTCGAACCCGGCGGCGACGTCAGCCAGGAGGATCGAAGCGCGGAAGACTGGCTGGCGGACGAGCCGCAGTATCACATCAATCTCTTTTGCATGACGGGCATCGAGATGACCCGGCTGGTCTGCGAGCGCGGCCTGGATCTCCTGGAAGGGCACTACAACATCGGTTTATGGCCCTGGGAGTTGCCGGAATGGCCGGCTGCCTGGCGCCATGCGTACTCGTTGATCGACGAGCTCTGGGCAATCAGTTCGCACGTGGCGGAGAGCTATGCGAAATCGCCGCTACTGACGCGCGTGGTGCCGCTGCCGGTGGTGCTTGGCGACTTTGCCGCATCGAGTCGCGAGGACTGGGGACTGCCCGAATCGCCCTACCTGTTCCTGTTCTCGTTCGACATGAATTCCCGGCTCAGCCGAAAGAACCCGGAAGGCCTTGTGCGTGCGTTCAAGAAGGCATTCCCGGACGAAGGCGTCGACGAGGTCGGTCTGGTTCTTAAGGGCAGTCACGTCGATACGGAATCGGCCGCCTGGAAACGGCTGCTGAATGTCATCGGCGGGGACCGGCGCATCCACCTGTTCACGAGCGTGTTTCGGCGCCCGGATGTCCTGTCCCTTTACGACCAGTGCGATTGCTACGTCTCCCTTCACCGGGCCGAAGGGTTCGGTCGAGGCATTGCCGAAGCGATGCTTCTCGGAAAGGACGTCATCGTGACCGCCTATTCCGGAAACATGGATTTCTGTAATCAGCCCGGCATCGGCCTGGTGCGGCATCAGATGCGCCGTCTCGAGCCGGGTGACTACTTCTATGGCGAAGGCCAGTTCTGGGCCGAGCCCGACCTGAACCATGCAGCCGAACTCATGCGGCAGCGGGCATCAGGAGGGCGGAATCGTTCGCCGCCGGAATACGACGTCAGTCGGTTCTCCCCGGAGTATTGCGGTGTCTACATAAAGCGCCGTTTGCAAGCTCTCCAACAAGCCAGTGGTTCTGAGTTCATCAACACACAAAAGGAACGAAGCACATGATTACTCCAGTTATCTTGACAGGCGGTAGCGGTAGCCGTCTGTGGCCGTTGTCTCGCGCGGGCTACCCGAAACAGTTCCTTTCGCTGACTGGCGAACGGACCATGTTCCAGGAAACCCTCCTGCGGGTTCAGGGTGAGCAGTTCGGCGCGCCGTTGGTGGTCTGCAATGAGGAACATCGTTTCGTCGTCGCCGAGCAGCTGCGTGCACTCGGGATCGAGGCGGACCGGATCCTCCTGGAGCCGGTGGGCCGGAACACGGCACCGGCGGTTGCCGTCGCGGCACTGAGTTTGATGGAGCATGAGCCGGACTCCCGCATGCTCGTCATGCCCTCCGATCATGTGGTCTTCGACAACGAGGCCTTTATCGCCGGAGTCGAACGTGCCGCCGAGGCCGCGGATACCGGCTACCTGGCTACCTTCGGTGTCGAGCCGAACAAGCCGGAAACCGGCTACGGCTACATCGAGAAGAGTTCGGAGCCCCTGATGTCCGGTGTGCACCGCGTCTCCCGGTTCGTTGAAAAACCGGACCAGACCACGGCCCAGCAATATTTCGATTCCGGCGACTATCTCTGGAACAGCGGCATGTTCCTGTTCCGCGCCGAGGACTACGTCGTCGAGCTGCAGGGCCATCATCCGGACATGCTCAAGGCCTGTGAAGAAGCGCTCGCCAGCGGGGAAGACGACCTGAACTTCCGCCACCTGGATCGCGAGGCGTTCTTCTCTGCGCTTTCCGAGTCGATCGACTACGCCGTCATGGAAAAAACCGAGCGGGCTGCCGTTGTTCCCGTCGACATGGGCTGGAACGATGTCGGCAGCTGGTCAGCCCTCTGGGAGACCAAGGACAAGGACGAAGCCAACAACGCGGTTAGTGGCGACGTGATTCTCCACGACACCCGCGACAGTTACGTGCACTCCGAGAAAGGGCTGGTGGCCGTTTCCGGGCTGGACAACGTCGTTGTGGTGAACACCGATGACGCGGTACTCGTTGCCGATCGTCGCAACGCCCAGGACGTGAAAAAGCTGGTCGAGACGCTGAAGAAGCAGGGTCGCGAAGAACACTACCAGCACGCCGAAGTCCACCGTCCGTGGGGTGCCTATTGCGGCATCGATCTGGGCGATCGCTACCAGGTCAAACACATCACGGTGAAGCCGGGTGAGCGCCTCTCCCTGCAGATGCACTACCACCGGGCGGAACACTGGATCGTGGTCAGCGGTACCGCGCTGGTGACCCACGGCGAGAAGACCTTCCTCCTGCGCGAGAACGAGTCCACCTACATCTCCTGCGGTGAGACGCACCGTCTCGAGAACCCGGGCATGGTGCCGCTGCACCTGATCGAGGTGCAGTCCGGTTCCTATCTCGGCGAGGACGACATCGTCCGATTCGAGGATGGGTACGGCCGCGCCGAGCAGTGCGCCTGAATTCTGAAGCCAAGGAGCATGGGGAGGTTGGCCGATGGCCACGATCTGTCTGGTAGGTGATTCGCAAAAGGACTTGGACCTGCTTCGAGGCATGCTCGAGTCCGCGACTCACATCCCAACGGACGAACAGTTCGGTGTCATCGCAGGCGATGCCTTTTCCACGGAAAAGCTCCAGGAGGCGGGCCGGTCACGACCCGAGGGGCATTTCCTGATCCTGTCGCGATCGCTCAAGGAAACCATCGCCGACGGCATTCGCCGTCGGGCTGGTGATCCGCGCGAAATGCTGTCGGGCTGGTTGCGCAGTCAGCGGGAAAAGCTGTCCTTCTGCAAGGACCACCCGTCTCGCTGTCTGATGGTGGCTCATCAGGCCGTCTGTGATCACCCGGACTGGGTGGCAGAGGTCGTTCGGGAACGCTGGGATCTTCCCAGCGGTGGCGGCAACCCCATCACACCGTCGACACCCGAGGGAGAGGCCGGCGCAGCCGACCCGCTCCCCTGGATGCTGGCACAGATGTTTATCGAGCGGCTCGACTCGGCCACGACGGCCGAGATCGACAGTCTGGAGACACGGATTGTCGGTTGTCCGCTTTCCTCCGAGCGTTTCCACGATGACACCGGGAGGGTCGACGAGGCGATCCGGGGGTATGGGCAGCTCGTCGAGCAGGCCGGGGCAGGTGACCGGACCTCGCCGGAGCAGGGCGAGGCGGCAACGTTGCTTGCCCAGCTCGACGAGTGCCATCAACGGATCGAGCGTCATGCGCAGTTGGCCAATCGACGCGAACAGGCGTTAATCGAGGCGCGCGAGACCGTGGACGAACTGCGCTCAGGCGCCCAGCAGCTGCTCACGCAACTGCAAGAGACACAAACGGAAGTCGTCAGGCATGCATATCTGGCCAACCACCAGGAGGCCAGCGTGGACGAGTTGCGGCATGAACTTGGCGAATACCGCGCCATGGTGGGGGAGTTGCTGGTGGCACTGCATCGGTCCCACGAGGAAACCGAACACTTTGCCAGCAAGTTCAACGATCAAAGCTGGGGCCACATCGGGAAACGGTTTACAGGCACGAGCAAGGTCCTCGAATACGACTCCGTGCGGCTTGTCGGCGTGAAGAACAACCCGGATTACGAACACATCGTCCTGATGCTGGAAAACGTGCGCTGGGGCGGACAGAAACTGGATCGGTGGGGGTTCCGCCTTTCCAGCGCCAATCTTGGCCCGTGCCGTTTCGGTCAGCGCCCGAAGCTCGAAGTGCCCGCCCAGCCGCACCAGTGGTTGCAGGGCTGGTTTCCCGAATCTCGGGATACCCATGGGGGCAAATGGGAGCTTCGTTTCGAGGCACCCAACACGTTGGACATGGCGGTGCTCAAGCGCCTGCCCCGGTCGGATCGGACACGCGTGGGGGAACTGCTCGAACGGCTTCCCGCGATGCTCCACGAGGTTTTCGACATGGGAGGCAGCAACCATTCCCGGGCGGACTGGGTGCGCCTTGCGGAGACCATGCGCGATATCCACCGCGATCGCGTGAGTGACAAGGGCGGCCGCGTCACCGACAAGGTTGCTGATGCCGGCATCCGCTTCAAAAATTTTCGCTTTATCAAGACTTAAGCAGAGGGAACACAAAGGCAAATGGCTATCGATATCGAGTCATTACGCAGACGACATTGCCAGGAGCTGGTGGGCCACGCCTTCCACTTGCTGGCAGACCCGTCCGATAGAGAGAAAGCCCAGCTGGACGAATGGGTGGATTTTCTTCTGCAGGAGGGCGATGTCCACCAGTTGATCGAGCGGTTGAAGGCCCGCGGTGACAAGGCCGCCGCCGAGAAGGCTGCTGCCGACAAGGCCGCCGCGGAGAAAGCCGCTGATGAGAAGGTCGCCGCGGAGAAGGCTGCTGCTGAGAAGGCCGCCGCTGAGAAAGCAGCCGCTGAGAAAGCAGCCGCCGAGAAGGCGGCCGCTGAAGCGGAGGCATCGGCCCCTGTCGAGGCTCCGGCTCCGGTTGAGGAGCCGGCCCTGGCTGAGGCTCCGGCAGAAGCAGCGGTTCAGGAAGAAGGCGGGGAGTATGCCGGCTCGGCGGAAATCGTCGATGCACCCCGCGAATTCCAGGCCGGCATGCCCGAGACCATCCTGGTATCGATCGAGAACAATGCCTCCTTTACCTGGGAGAACACCGAAGATTGCCCCATCAATGCCTCGTATCACTGGCTGAATGCCGCCGGGGAGATGGAGTGTTTCGACGGCATTCGCACGCCGTTGGAAGGCGCGATTGCTCCCGGGGAGCGCGCCGAGGTCGAGGTGCGTGTCGAGCCGCCCTCGGAGCCTGGCGATTACGAGCTGGTCCTGACCATGGTCCACGAAGGGGTGACCTGGTTCGAGGAGCAGGGATTCAAGGCGTGCGTGCGCAAGATCCAGGTTGACGAATACAGCGGCTACGGGCTGTCTCGTCAGGCCCGAGATATCTTCATGTCGCTGAACCGCCGGTCCCAGGTTATGGAGGTGGCTGCCTGATGCGCATCGTGATCGACATGCAGGGTGCACAGACGGAGAGCCGTTTCCGCGGTATCGGGCGCTACACCCTTTCGCTGACCGAAGCGATTGTCAGAAACCGTGGGCAGCACGAGGTGATCCTGGCCCTGAACGGCCTGTTCCCGGAGACCATCGAAGGTATCCGGGCGGCCTTCCAGGGTCTGCTTCCCCAGGAAAACATTCGGGTGTGGGAAGCACCCGGCCCGGTTTCCGACAATACACCGGACAACACCGAGCGCCGACTGGTGGCCGAGCTGGAACGCGAGGCGTTTCTGGCCAGCCTGCAGCCCGACGTCATCCACGTTCACAGCCTGTTCGAGGGCTTTGGGGATGATGCCGTGGTCAGCGTTGGTCGCTACGACCGGAAAACGCCGGTCAGCGTGACGCTGCACGACCTGATACCGCTTCTCTATCCGCAGCAGTATCTGGAGCCCAACGAGGTCTTCGCCAGCTACTACAACAACAAGATCGAGCACCTCAAGCGCGCCTCGCTGTTCCTGTCCATTTCCGAGTCCTCCAGCCGCGAGGTGGTCGATCACCTGGGCGTGGAACCCCGGCGGGTGTTCAATACCTCGGAGGCCGCCGAGGACCGATTCCGCGAGGTGGGCATCTCGCCGGCCGAAGCCAAGGCGCTCAAGGCGAAGTTTGGGCTGAAGCGACCGTTCGTCCTCTATACCGGCGGGGCGGATCAGCGCAAGAACCTGCCGCGCCTGATCCGTGCCTATGCGGCATTGCCCGACAAGATGCGCGCCTCCCATCAGTTGCTGTTCGCCGGGAAGATGCCCGAGGGCGAGATTGGTGACCTGCAGGAGGTTGCAGAGCATGCGGGTCTGGGCAGTGACGAGTTGTGCTTCACCGGATTCGTCGCCGACGAGGAGCTGGTTCAGCTGTACAACCTCTGCAAGCTGTACGTCTTTCCCACCTGGCACGAAGGTTTCGGCCTGCCGGCACTGGAGGCGATGCAATGCGGCGCGCCCGTGGTGGGGGCGAACACGTCCAGTCTTCCCGAGGTGATCGGCCTGGAGGAGGCGCTGTTCGATCCAGCGGACGTGGACGACATGTCGGCCAAGATCGCGCAGGCGCTGAAAAACGAGAAGTTCCGGCAGCGGCTCATCGCCCATGGCCGGCAGCAGGCGAAGAAATTCTCCTGGGAGACGTCGGCCAGGCGCGCCATCGCCGCCTGGGAAGCCCTGCACGCCGGTCGCCGGAAGGAAAGCACCGGGGAAAACGCCGCGCCGCGGCCTCCGGTGGTCGTCGACGAGGCGCTGGAGAGCGCGATCGTCGAGCAGCTGGATCAACCCAACAAGTTCGTGCTGAGCGAGATTGCCAGCAGCCTGGCCGTCAACCAGCAGGCGAGCGTTACCCGTCAGCTGCTTCTGGACGTTTCCGAAATCCGCAACAGCGATGCCGCGACGGGCGTGCAGCGCGTGGTGCGCAGTTACCTGCAGGGGTTGCTGACGAACCCGCCGGCCGGATTCCATGTGGTGCCGGTCTACGCAACACGCGACGACGGCTATCGCTATGCCTGGCAAATGGCGCGTCAATTCGGGGCGGTGTTGCCGGAAGGCCTGAGCCGACAGGCACTGGAAGACCGGGTGCCCGTTCGCTGGCAGCGCGGCGACGTCTTCTTCGCACTGGATATGCAGCATCACGTCCAGCTGGCGCATCAGCCGTTCTACCGGCAGTTGCAGGCCGATGGCGTCACGGTCAAGTTCCTGGTCCACGACCTGCTGCCCATCCAGCTGGCGGATCTGTTCAAGGACGACGACGCCAAGGACCTGCACGAGCAATGGCTCACCATGGTGGCCGGCACCGATGGGGCCGTCTGTGTCTCCAAGGCGACGGCGGATGCCTTCGATGAGTGGATCGCCGAGAAAGGCATCTACCGCACGCCCGGCTTCCACATGACCTGGGTGCATAACGGCGGCGACCTGGATGGCTCCAAACCCTCCACCGGTATGCCGAAGGATGCGGAAAAGGTGCTGACGAAGATTCGCCAGCGGCCGACCTTCCTGTGTGTGTCGACCATCGAGCCGCGCAAGGGGCAGGACCAGGTGTTCGATGCGGTCCAGGCGCTCTGGGACCGTGGTCACGACATCAACCTGGTGCTGGTGGGCAAGCAGGGCTGGAAGGTGGACCAGTTGGCCAAGTCGCTGCGCAAGCACCGGGAGAAAGGCAAGCGCCTGTTCTGGCTGGAGGGCATCAGCGACGAGTACCTGGAGAAGGTCTACCAGTCCAGCAGTGCCCTGGTGGCCGCCAGTATCAACGAAGGCTTCGGTCTGTCGCTGATCGAGGCGGCGCGGTACGGCGTGCCGATCATCGCGCGCGACATCCCGGTGTTCCGTGAGGTGGCCGGCTCGAATGCCTTCTACTTCAAGGGGCAGGACGGACAGGTGCTGGCCGACGAGCTGGCCGACTGGCTGCTGATGAAGGAGGAGCAACCGCAGTCGACCGGGCTCGAGTGGTTGACCTGGGCACAGGCCACCGAGCAGCTCAAGCGCGAGCTGGTCGAGAAGCATCACCCCAGGCACCAGCTCCTGGTCGATGTCTCGGAACTGGTCATGCGCGACGCACGCAGCGGCATTCAGCGCGTGGTGCGCAGCATCCTCCGGGAATGGCTGAACAATCCGCCGGAAGGCTACCGGGTCGAGCCGGTCTACGCCTCGGTGGAGGAAGGCTATCGCTATGCCAGGCGCTTCACGCGGGACTTCATGGGGTTGCCGTCAGGGGATCTGGAAGACGAGGTCATCGACTTCGGGCCCGGCGACGTGTTTTTCGGGCTGGACATGCAGCCGCAGGTGCAGATTGCCCAGCAGCCCTTCTACCAGAAGCTGCGTGGTCATGGCGTGACGGTGAAGTTCCTCCTCCACGACCTGCTGCCGATCAAGATGCCCGAGTTCTTTCCACCCGGCAACGAGGAGGGCTTCACTCAGTGGCTCAACTCGATTACCTCCACCGATGGGGTGATCTGTGTCTCGAACACGGTCGCCAACGAGTTGCGTGACTGGGTCGAGGAACAAGGCCCCCATCGGCAACGGCCGCTGCAGATCGGCTGGTCGCACAACGGCGCGGATATCGACAGCTCGGCACCCAGCCGGGGTATGCCGGACGACGCCCCGCAGGTGCTGGCCGCGCTGGAGGCTCGGCCCAGCTTCCTGATGGTGGGCACCCTGGAGCCCCGCAAGGGCTACACGGACACCCTCGACGTGTTCGATGCGCTCTGGGAGCAGGGTCTGGACGCCAACCTGGTAATCGTCGGCAAGATGGGCTGGAAGGTCGAAGCCCTCGCCGAGCGCATCAAGTCGCACCCCGAGTACAACCGCCGGCTGTTCTGGCTGGAAGGTATCAGTGACGAGTACCTGGAAAAGGTCTACGCCACCTGCGACTGCCTGATTGCCGCCTCCTACGGGGAAGGTTTCGGCTTGCCGCTTATCGAGGCTGCCCAGCAGCGCATGCCGATCATCGCGCGGGATATCCCGGTTTTCCGCGAAGTGGCCGGAGAGCACGCGACCTACCTCCCGCGAGACATGAATGTGAAATCGGCGGGCAAGGTGTTCCGCCAATGGCTTGATAACTATCAGAACGGGACCGTGATCACGTCCGGGGCTATGCCGTGGCTGACATGGCGAGAAAGTGCTGATGTGACGATAGAGGAAGTATTGAAGTGATCATTTCAATTGAAAAAAAGTTCATCTTTATTGCCAATCTGAAAACCGCGTCGACGTCTATCGAGTCTGAGTTGAGGCCGCATGGCGACATCGTCGTTAGACGCAGTGAGCTTGGGAAACATCTGCCTTACGCCCAGATCCAGAAGCGTTTCAAGTGGCTTTTCGATGTCATCGACGAGGGCGAGTTTTTCAAGTTCGGCGTCATCCGTGATCCGGTCGATTATGCGCTCAGCCTTTATAAGTCGCATCGACACGAGAAGTTCAAGGACAACCCCCGGCTTTACACCGGCGACATGAGTTTCGATGACTTCATGGAAGTGTGGGTGCCGAATAACAAGGGGCAGCTGCAGCCGCAGATCGATCGATTTATTGATATCGACGGAAACCTTTCGGTGGATCAGCTGATTGTCTACTCCGATCTGGACAAGAGGTTCCCCGAGGTGATGAAAAAGCTGGGTATCCCCGAGATTACATTGCCCAGAATGAATGTCAGCCCCGACTTTGAAGTCGAGGTGACTGATTACGCCAAGTCGCGGCTCAAGACGCTGATGGAGCGTGATTACAAGGCAATCGCCAACGTGAAAGAGGCAATCGCCAACGTGGAAGCGTAAGCGGGGATTTCGAGGGCGATTCCGCTGTCAAAGTCGGAGGCTCGGATCATGCGGTCTTCCTCGATCCGAACGAGGATGTGCCGTGGACAAGTATCCAGCTGCCGGCGGTTTCGCTTTCGATCAGCCCTGGAGTGAGTTCGCCGATTCACTCCTGTCCGCGTTCGGCAACATCCGGACCGGCGTTAGTCAACCGCGATGTAACGCGGACATGCCGTCCTGCGGCTGAAACAAGGTCAGCCGCGGGGTGGGTTTCCCCGTGCAGGCATACCGTCAGATCGAGTTCTCGCTTCGATGTGAGCGATCCCAGAGGCAGTTGCTTTTGGGTAGGGGCGCGCGGGCTGAATGCGTTTTTGCATATTTATAAATGAGTATATTAATTCAAGGTGGTTGATATGGTGCATTATCCGGCCGCATTCGCACCGACTGAGCTTTTTGTCGTGTTGTTGTCGTCGTATTTCGGGAATCAGGAGTCCGAATTCCTGATTATCGTGCCCGACAAGATTTCGGTTTCTCTCCCTGTCGACAAATACGTGCGATCTATCGGTGGTCGGATCATGACTGCCGGTGAAGCCAAGAAGCTCGACAAGGAGCAGGCTCCAGCCCACCTCTGGGTGCACCCGTTTGGCAAGACACACATCTCCTCGGTATTGGTCGAGAAGTTCGGCGCCGAATACAGCGTTTACTCCGACGGCATCAAGAACGAGCTCGGTCAGGCCAAGCTGGAAGAGGTGTTCCCGCACTACAAGGAACTGCTTTTCTTCGGGTTTGCGTGGAAACGTCCGTTCATAA
This genomic interval carries:
- a CDS encoding glycosyltransferase produces the protein MTVQPHQFYGPAGVGVEFEYSHPFNQPVDLPFDLPTRMYGGMYMIWLLRPGLQTRFPLQKGRRDDYLRYLAWCVRHGRREYKLLRQIQPWNEELMRPAAMDEIGGDLWQGAYTVGMFLCGVARSRYWSAQVRYNKRARHRTARWYFRGGRQEIGLATTLPVWQMRALRQVFPSAKGFLSSLYLPKDEADPHAAERIALYNQDVVRAWDEGDEAASNAPKAMTFPQQPPWWSRIAARHLPVGIKELARARRLRSTTPTQDEIERLVSGLSSSLRDKPSASTGGGLPGINLYGYARGELGIGEDVRMVARALEAAGVPFCVINFEPGGDVSQEDRSAEDWLADEPQYHINLFCMTGIEMTRLVCERGLDLLEGHYNIGLWPWELPEWPAAWRHAYSLIDELWAISSHVAESYAKSPLLTRVVPLPVVLGDFAASSREDWGLPESPYLFLFSFDMNSRLSRKNPEGLVRAFKKAFPDEGVDEVGLVLKGSHVDTESAAWKRLLNVIGGDRRIHLFTSVFRRPDVLSLYDQCDCYVSLHRAEGFGRGIAEAMLLGKDVIVTAYSGNMDFCNQPGIGLVRHQMRRLEPGDYFYGEGQFWAEPDLNHAAELMRQRASGGRNRSPPEYDVSRFSPEYCGVYIKRRLQALQQASGSEFINTQKERST
- a CDS encoding mannose-1-phosphate guanylyltransferase/mannose-6-phosphate isomerase; translation: MITPVILTGGSGSRLWPLSRAGYPKQFLSLTGERTMFQETLLRVQGEQFGAPLVVCNEEHRFVVAEQLRALGIEADRILLEPVGRNTAPAVAVAALSLMEHEPDSRMLVMPSDHVVFDNEAFIAGVERAAEAADTGYLATFGVEPNKPETGYGYIEKSSEPLMSGVHRVSRFVEKPDQTTAQQYFDSGDYLWNSGMFLFRAEDYVVELQGHHPDMLKACEEALASGEDDLNFRHLDREAFFSALSESIDYAVMEKTERAAVVPVDMGWNDVGSWSALWETKDKDEANNAVSGDVILHDTRDSYVHSEKGLVAVSGLDNVVVVNTDDAVLVADRRNAQDVKKLVETLKKQGREEHYQHAEVHRPWGAYCGIDLGDRYQVKHITVKPGERLSLQMHYHRAEHWIVVSGTALVTHGEKTFLLRENESTYISCGETHRLENPGMVPLHLIEVQSGSYLGEDDIVRFEDGYGRAEQCA
- a CDS encoding COG1470 family protein: MGHAFHLLADPSDREKAQLDEWVDFLLQEGDVHQLIERLKARGDKAAAEKAAADKAAAEKAADEKVAAEKAAAEKAAAEKAAAEKAAAEKAAAEAEASAPVEAPAPVEEPALAEAPAEAAVQEEGGEYAGSAEIVDAPREFQAGMPETILVSIENNASFTWENTEDCPINASYHWLNAAGEMECFDGIRTPLEGAIAPGERAEVEVRVEPPSEPGDYELVLTMVHEGVTWFEEQGFKACVRKIQVDEYSGYGLSRQARDIFMSLNRRSQVMEVAA
- a CDS encoding glycosyltransferase family 4 protein, with protein sequence MRIVIDMQGAQTESRFRGIGRYTLSLTEAIVRNRGQHEVILALNGLFPETIEGIRAAFQGLLPQENIRVWEAPGPVSDNTPDNTERRLVAELEREAFLASLQPDVIHVHSLFEGFGDDAVVSVGRYDRKTPVSVTLHDLIPLLYPQQYLEPNEVFASYYNNKIEHLKRASLFLSISESSSREVVDHLGVEPRRVFNTSEAAEDRFREVGISPAEAKALKAKFGLKRPFVLYTGGADQRKNLPRLIRAYAALPDKMRASHQLLFAGKMPEGEIGDLQEVAEHAGLGSDELCFTGFVADEELVQLYNLCKLYVFPTWHEGFGLPALEAMQCGAPVVGANTSSLPEVIGLEEALFDPADVDDMSAKIAQALKNEKFRQRLIAHGRQQAKKFSWETSARRAIAAWEALHAGRRKESTGENAAPRPPVVVDEALESAIVEQLDQPNKFVLSEIASSLAVNQQASVTRQLLLDVSEIRNSDAATGVQRVVRSYLQGLLTNPPAGFHVVPVYATRDDGYRYAWQMARQFGAVLPEGLSRQALEDRVPVRWQRGDVFFALDMQHHVQLAHQPFYRQLQADGVTVKFLVHDLLPIQLADLFKDDDAKDLHEQWLTMVAGTDGAVCVSKATADAFDEWIAEKGIYRTPGFHMTWVHNGGDLDGSKPSTGMPKDAEKVLTKIRQRPTFLCVSTIEPRKGQDQVFDAVQALWDRGHDINLVLVGKQGWKVDQLAKSLRKHREKGKRLFWLEGISDEYLEKVYQSSSALVAASINEGFGLSLIEAARYGVPIIARDIPVFREVAGSNAFYFKGQDGQVLADELADWLLMKEEQPQSTGLEWLTWAQATEQLKRELVEKHHPRHQLLVDVSELVMRDARSGIQRVVRSILREWLNNPPEGYRVEPVYASVEEGYRYARRFTRDFMGLPSGDLEDEVIDFGPGDVFFGLDMQPQVQIAQQPFYQKLRGHGVTVKFLLHDLLPIKMPEFFPPGNEEGFTQWLNSITSTDGVICVSNTVANELRDWVEEQGPHRQRPLQIGWSHNGADIDSSAPSRGMPDDAPQVLAALEARPSFLMVGTLEPRKGYTDTLDVFDALWEQGLDANLVIVGKMGWKVEALAERIKSHPEYNRRLFWLEGISDEYLEKVYATCDCLIAASYGEGFGLPLIEAAQQRMPIIARDIPVFREVAGEHATYLPRDMNVKSAGKVFRQWLDNYQNGTVITSGAMPWLTWRESADVTIEEVLK
- a CDS encoding sulfotransferase family 2 domain-containing protein, with the translated sequence MIISIEKKFIFIANLKTASTSIESELRPHGDIVVRRSELGKHLPYAQIQKRFKWLFDVIDEGEFFKFGVIRDPVDYALSLYKSHRHEKFKDNPRLYTGDMSFDDFMEVWVPNNKGQLQPQIDRFIDIDGNLSVDQLIVYSDLDKRFPEVMKKLGIPEITLPRMNVSPDFEVEVTDYAKSRLKTLMERDYKAIANVKEAIANVEA